The genomic interval TTTGAATTGAGCTTTCATAAGAGAAATCTTGATTTGGTTCTTAATTCTTATTTGCCTCACATTTTGGCTGAATCGAAATCAGCCAAACAGGAGAAGAAAACCCTCAAGATCTTCACCGTTGACTACGAGAATATCTACTGTAACATCGCCGATGCTTGGATGCCGACGAATCTCGATCATCCGGCGACGTTTGAGACTCTGGCTCTTGATTCGGAGATCAAGAACTTCATTCTTGATGATCTTGAGAAATTCGTGAGAAGAAAGGATTATTACAGAAAAGTTGGGAAAGCTTGGAAGAGAGGCTACCTATTGTACGGACCGCCTGGGACTGGAAAATCGAGCTTGATTGCGGCCATGGCTAACTATTTGAATTTTGATGTTTATGATTTGGAACTTTCTGAGCTTCAGGTTAATTCGGATCTTAGGAAATTGCTTATTGCAATGGCGAACAGGTCCATATTGGTGGTTGAAGATATCGATTGCTCTGTCAATTTTGAAGATCGGAACAAGACTGTGGCAGAGTCTTCAAGTACTTCTCCAACTGGGTCTACTGAGAAAAAGGTTACATTTCTGTTTCTGCCATTAATGATCTTGAATGACATTTCATTCATGATAACTTTAATGCTTTATGTTTGGATGTTATTTTGGTgggaaatgaaaaaaataaagtaaaaaaaggAATAGAAACTGTGGAAAATAGAAAAAGATTGAACTTTTGTCTTCCTTTTTTATACCaaacattaaaattgattttattttatttttcttttcccaCTAAAATTTTAGGAAAAGATTTTCATttagtatttattttcattctaattaattagtttaatGCTCTGTTATTGTGTGAGTCAATAAAATTgtagttttatatttttctaagctGAATTGATTGAAAGTGTAGGCACAGCACAACCCCATTCATTAATCACTAGTAACATTTAAATCAGCTTCCACTATCAAGATTCTATTTGGCCTTTTCacgttttctttttttctcttatcattGGTTCTTTCACCTTTCCTATATGATCACATTTTTCATGCCCTTTCAACTTGATGTGCTCTATTCAATTTTGGCTCCATTGAGTGACCAATGAATTTGTACTTTTTGTGACAATTTATGTATCACGAGAAATAGTTAACAACAGACAGGGCCATGTCCCACTTGTCCTTTTTCCTTTCCTTAATCAACTTCTTTTAATGATGTTACGTACTAATCTCCACAGGTGACTCTGTCTGGTTTGTTGAATTTCATAGACGGTTTGTGGTCAAGCTGCGGCGACGAGCGCATCATAATATTCACTACCAACCACAAAGAGCGACTTGACCCGGCCTTGCTGAGGCCAGGTCGAATGGACGTTCATGTCCACATGTCTTACTGCACCCCAGGTGGGTTCAAATTGCTTGCCTCGAACTACCTCGGGATCAAACACCATTTTTTGTTCGAGGAGATCGAGCAGCAACTTGAATCTGCTGAAGTTACACCTGCAGAAGTGGCTGAGGAGCTCATAAAAAGTGACGACCCTGAAGTTGCCTTGAAAGGTCTTGTTGGGTTTCTcaaagtgaagaagaaggaaagtgAAGAAGCTAAGCTGAAGAAGGAAAAAGATGAAGAGGAAAAAAAAGGTATTAGTGGTAAGAAAGATTCGGAAGCTAAGGAATTAGAGAATGGTAAAGTAGTTAAGGGTGAAGAAGGAGATTTAAGTGAAGAGCTTGTAAAGGGTGGCCAACTTGAAGTTGCCTTACAAGGTATTGTTGATTTGCTCAAAGTGAGAAAGAAGGTAGTGAAGAAGGAAAAACCAAGAGAAGACGCTTGTAAGGAGAATGGGAAAGCCAATGATGTTGAAAGTGATGAAGAAGTGTGAAGAGTTGTTGATATAGGACTATGGTATAAGGTGATGATGATAATGTCGAAAAAAGTAAGAATTTTACATAAAGTAAGAATCTTTTTTCATAACTACCTAGGAAATAAACACATTGATCTGCAATGATGCTCTTTAATATAGTATGTATTAGAGCCCCCAATACTATATAAGCATATGTATGTACTATATTAGTCGACATTTTATGTTTGAATATTAATGATGCCTAACACAAATTACTCTAAAATCTTCTTTGGATCACAATTAACATGTTGGAAATGTGTAGATTTTGATGAATAAGTTTGTATATAAACTTAAATTTGTATGGAGACTTCTATAGTAGAAAACAAATATAAGGCACATATGGCATATTCAGTTAGGACATCTACAATGGGAGACCACATTTATTGTTGtgcaaatttttaaatattatattttaattaaaagtaaCCAATcacaaataagatagataaaaaaaataaagcatcAACTGTAAGATTTGTTAATGATATTTTGGTTGAAAAATCAAATGTGGGCTAACAACAAAATCAAATGTGGGCTAACGACAAATTACAAACAGTTCTTTTATAGCTTGTCTTTTTGGATATCAAGTTAGAATTTGGTAAGGTGTGGTTTAAGATGCATgagattctatttcaaaattaattgacgaTGGAATGAGTAGTCCATTAGCAATGTAAGATTTTCGTGTTATGTTATAGTCATGTCGACACATTTAATAATTATGTCGTATCATAATTGTGTTGACACGATAACACgaattaattttcatatattatataaaaaaaatcacaactttTGTATTTACAATGATAATCGTGTTATCGTATCGTGTTCGTATTCATGTCGCGTGATCTACTAATTAATCGTGTCGTGTTTGAGGTCTCGACACGTTTAATAAATGTGTCATGTTCGTGTTTGAGGTTTTGACACGCTTAATAAATGTGTCGTGTTCATGTTTAGCTTAATCGTGTCATGTCATAAACGTGTCGACACGAACACAACACGATAACACGAATTGTAATGCAAAGGGTGCTGGAGAGCTAACACCATATTCTCTACCCTTAAGGAGCATTCTAAGATTTTAGCTTTCTACCATGAACATATATGATTTTTGCTCTATAGACATACGATCATTAACATATACCAATTCTCAGagtttcttaaatttaatttgcgTCATATTATTCCTAGACCAAACAAATGGTGAATACCAAGGCCTTTCTCAAAccggacaatattgaagatatttacgaaaatgcTGTTGCTGTACAAACTAAGAATCAGTAAGCACTCCAACATATGTTCCACAATTTGACCACCACTTGGCCACCTCGTGGGCATCACCTAGGTTGTATCGTACCATCTTGGTCGGCACGCTACACACGACAAGCCTGAAAGCACGGCACGTTAGCACGGATAGATTAACTCGAAAGAGTGACACATTAAaagtaataatttaataataataaatatttatttatcaattaaaatgagaataatattcaaattctaataattataattatttttttataagaatGTGTGTTAACTATTATTGAAAAAAGATATAAAAGCaattaaaactataaaatatgCATATATTTAAGTAATTAGCTCATTAATTGTAATAATGATGTAAAAATATAACGCTTGAATTTGAGCCCATATAAGAAAACGAGTCGACGTGAATAAAATACGACACGAATTCGAGTACAATACGAACGACACTactcatatttttttatagcaCAACATAATACGACCTATAttttttagggaaatttacatgtggCACCTTAATTTACATGTAATTTACAAATTTAACGTTGATTTTCTAATTAGAAATAATAGCTTGTGATTTAacgtttatatataatattgatgACGTTTTCCTTAAATCACGTGAGATTCCTTTTATTCTACTACATATTACTTCAATTATTCACACACTATTTATTAAAAGTATTTTAAACAACATAACACAatctaaaaatgaaaatatactTTTAAAAGTAActcatgaaaaaattaaatgttacaCATAtaggatatttttattttaaaatagatcaTTTTTAAATAGTAACCAATTGATATCTTATCGACATCTCATAACAAATTGGTCTTAAAAATAtgcattatttatataaaaaaatatatattatattatactatATGTCAACTATAAGTTTCTACAATAAACTTAGTTActaaaatatatcttaaataatattatgaaatcataatataatttttaattaacaattactaatttagatatTTACAAATCTCACTAATAAACTATgtaagttattttattttattgtaacaCATTAGTTTCTTAAATAAATTTGAAAGTAACACAAATATTGCTAAAAAGAAGAAAGTAGTGTGAAAGATTCTTAAAcaacataatataatttaaaaataaacatgtaaTTCTAAAAGtaactaaataaaaaagtaaccaaAATGTATATGAAATCATTTTTATGTAGATATTTTCATGAAAAGATAATTCATTAGTATCTTATTGATCTTTTAAGTAACTAAAATGTTTTCTctttatgcaaaaaaaaaaaaaatatatatatatatatatatatatttttgtatatataaaaaataacttaTTGGCATCATAAAcaactaattattaaataaatatgttataAATTTTAGCTATAAACTATGTGATAAATTCCTTATATGGTATCTTTGAGTAATTATCAAAGTTACACTATAAAATAAACTTGtttaaatattacattgtaacttttaaatcaaaaataataaaatagtttcTAATAACTTTTGGAAATTAGTTAGTATAATAAATTTTGTTAAGTCATTTAGTTGCACTTTGaatattaagtaaaaaaaaaattactcttTGATTtactaaatattaaagaaattaaaatgatgcttttgttttatttttttattgacaaaaaatatatgtttctcacatattaaaatgaTCATTTTAAAAAATGGATTGCAATAGTATTCTTTTGAGACAAAATAATTAGTAGTGTaattaaaattcttttttaaaacaaaaagagataaataaatattggtttttttttaaaaaaaaaaaggtcaaaATGTTAAGTGCAATGAGTCAAGTACATGCTTTAATTAATAGTATATAACTGAATACATATACACGGTATTCTTGCTGACATGGAATGTTATATAAtaactaattattta from Cannabis sativa cultivar Pink pepper isolate KNU-18-1 chromosome 4, ASM2916894v1, whole genome shotgun sequence carries:
- the LOC115715008 gene encoding AAA-ATPase At3g50940, translating into MADSSSSSSSETNLTTAKTFLSTAASVAATAMLVRTLVNDFMPDEFQDLLFSGIRNFFNRFSSQMTMVLDEFDGLVNNQIYEAAEVYLGGKVSPSTQRLKVSKPEKEKNFTIAMERGETIVDFFNGVKFTWILVCRQVESKNFHNPRDLNSTLRSEVRSFELSFHKRNLDLVLNSYLPHILAESKSAKQEKKTLKIFTVDYENIYCNIADAWMPTNLDHPATFETLALDSEIKNFILDDLEKFVRRKDYYRKVGKAWKRGYLLYGPPGTGKSSLIAAMANYLNFDVYDLELSELQVNSDLRKLLIAMANRSILVVEDIDCSVNFEDRNKTVAESSSTSPTGSTEKKVTLSGLLNFIDGLWSSCGDERIIIFTTNHKERLDPALLRPGRMDVHVHMSYCTPGGFKLLASNYLGIKHHFLFEEIEQQLESAEVTPAEVAEELIKSDDPEVALKGLVGFLKVKKKESEEAKLKKEKDEEEKKGISGKKDSEAKELENGKVVKGEEGDLSEELVKGGQLEVALQGIVDLLKVRKKVVKKEKPREDACKENGKANDVESDEEV